A window of Methylocaldum szegediense genomic DNA:
CCGGCGTCAAGGTGGATGAGAAGGGCTTCATTCCGGTAGACGAGTGTCAGCGGACCAATGTGCCGCATATCTACGCGATCGGGGATATCGTGGGCAATCCGATGCTGGCGCACAAAGCGACGCATGAGGGCAAGGTAGCGGCTGAAGTCATCTCCGGAGAGCGGACGGCATTCCAGGCACTGACGATTCCCTCGGTCGCTTATACCGATCCGGAGGTGGCCTGGATGGGGCTAACGGAAACGCAGGCAAAAGCTCAAGGTATCGCTTACGACAAAGCCGCGTTTCCCTGGGCGGCGAGCGGTCGGGCACTGGGCATCGATCGCAAGGAGGGCATGACCAAGATTCTCTGCGATAAAGAGACTAGACGCATTCTGGGGGCAGGCATCGTCGGCCCGAACGCGGGGGAGCTGATCAGTGAGGCCGTTCTGGCTTTGGAAATGGGGGCCGATGTGGAGGACGTCGCCTTGACGATTCACCCGCATCCGACCTTGTCGGAGACTTTCGCCTTCGCCGCCGAGATGCTGGACGGCAGTATTACCGACCTTTACATTAGAAAATAGGCGGAATCAACGCGAGAAGAGACTACCGGCAGGCGCTCGTCTGCCGGCAGAGCTTTTCAGTCGGGTGACTGTGAATCGGGTTGCGGTTCGAGGCGAGCGGGTCTTTCGCTTTTGTTTCCGCCGTTCCATGGCGCCACTTTGAATAACAGCAGCATGCCCGGCAGGGTGAGCGCAAAGCACAACCAGTAAAAGCGCTCCCAGCCTAGCGCTTCGATATGAAGCAGCGAAACATTCCCCACTTTGATGTCCCCACCTTCGACTAGAAAGCCGGTAAAGGCATTGGCCAGCGTTCGCGGAGTGGCGGCGAGGCTGGTAAATAGCGCAAACTGGGTGGCAGTGTACGCTGGATTGGTCGTAGTGGCGATATAGGCAACGAAAGCGGCCGTGCCCAATCCAACACCGAAGGCCTCGGCGCCGATAACCGCAGCCAATCCGGCTATCGTGTGGCCGGCCGTGGCAAGCCAGACGAAGCCGAGAATCACCAGGGCTTGTAACACGCCGAATATCCATAGGGACCGATGAATCCCCAGGGAAATCATCCAAATGCCGCCGAGAATGCCGCCCGCGACGTTCGGCCAGAGCCCGGCATGCTTGGCGACCACGCCGATTTCCGTCTTACTGTAGCCCATATCTAAGTAAAAAGGTGTAGCCAGGGCTGTCGCCATGCTGTCGCCGAGCTTGTAGAAAAATATGAACGCCAGCACGGTCAATGCGCCGCTCCAGCCTTTTCGCTGAACGAATTCACGAAAAGGATCGACCACGGCTTGACGCAGAGTCGACGGTGTCTGGCTGGAAAATTCTGGTTCGCTGCCGATGATTGTGAGGAGTAGCCCTGGGAGCATGAACAGCGCCGTGATCAAGTAGACGGTATCCCAGGACAAATAGTCGGCAAGAATGAGTGACAGAGATCCCGGCACGAGTCCGGCGATTTTGTACGCGTTCACGTGGATGACGTTGCCGAGTCCCTGTTCCTCGTCCTTCAGGATTTCGCGTCGAAACGCGTCTATGGCGATGTCCTGAGTTGCCGAGAACAAAGCTACGGCCACCGCCAGCCAACGAATGGTCGCGATGTCCGGTATCGGTGTCAGCCAGCCGAACGCCGGAATGGAGAGCAAGAGCGCGATTTGCGTCACGAGCATCCAAGTTCGGCGCCGTCCCATCGGCAAGCCGTACCGGTCGCACAGAGGCGCCCACAGGAATTTCCAGATATAAGGAAATTGAACCAAGGCCAGAAGCCCGATTTCTTTGAGATCGACACCACCATCGCGTAGCCAGGCTGAAATCAGGCTGATCAGCACGAAAAGCGGCAACCCGGAGGAGAACCCCGTGAGGACGCAGATCAGCATCCTCCGGTTGAATACCGCTTCACGCCAGGAAAGGGTAGTCATAGTCGATGGTGAGTGGCGCATGGTCCGAAAAACGCTCTTCCTTGTAAATGTATGCCGCTAGAATTCTGTCCCTGAGAGAAGGGCTGGTCACCTGGTAGTCGATACGCCAGCCCACGTTCTTGGCCCAGGCCTGACCGCGATTCGACCACCAAGTATATTGCTCCGGCTCCTGATTGACGACACGAAAAGCATCGACCCAGCCATCCTGCTCGAACACGATATCCAGCCAGGCACGTTCCTCAGGCAGAAATCCGGAATTCTTCTGGTTGGAGCGCCAATTCTTGAGGTCGATCGGTTTGTGGGCGATGTTCCAGTCGCCACAAAAAATGTAAGTCCGCCCCGATTGTGCACACTCGCGAAGGTATGGCAGAAACCGGTTCATGAAGTCGAACTTCACCGCTTGACGCTCCTCGCTGGACGAACCGGACGGCAAGTAAAGGGAAACGACGCTCAGGGAGCCGAATCTCGCTTCGAGGTAACGCCCTTCAGCGTCCAAGTCAGGCCAGCCGAGGCCTTGAACGATTTCGTCCGGCTCGCGGCGGCTATACAACGCAACCCCACTGTAGCCTTTCTTGACGGCGTCCAGGTAGTAGCACCGATAGCCTTTGGGCCAATATATCGGATCTTCCAGTTGGTGTGTCTGAACCTTGGTTTCCTGAAGGCAGACGATGTCGGCGTTTTGTTTGTCCATCCAGTGGAAGAAGCCTTTGCGCGCCGCTGACCGCACGCCATTCGCGTTGAAGGAGATTATACGCATTATGGTTTATATCTCAGATGGGCATAAGACCGCGGAAAGCTACTCGAAACATCGGGCATACCGTTCGATGAGGAGGGTCGGTGTCAGCCCAAAGCGGGAAGATTCGAGTTGCAGACGTTGCGGTAAAAGGTCGTTTTAAGTAAGATGAAAAATTTGTCGTCCCTTTGTAGTTCTGATTTGTTGGAGAGTACCTAATCATGAAGCCGGATATTCATCCCGAATATAAAGCCATTACCGTCCAGTGCAGTTGCGGCAACACGTTCGAAACCAAGTCGACGTTAGGTAGGGATTTGCACATCGAAGTGTGTTCCGCCTGCCATCCATTCTATACGGGCAAGCAGAAGATCGTCGACACCGCCGGTCGAGTCGACAAGTTCCGGCGGAAATATGGACGGGGTTGATTTTCGGGCCCCATCCAAACCGCTCGAAACCGCTTGGCCACGTCGATTAAATGACAATAAGCAAGGACCGGCCCTCGCGGTTTAACATCGCCCGTTTGGGAATGGAAGCGAAATCGGCTGGACGGGAGGGTTCGGTCTGCTCGCACTATTCGCTTATGTACCAAGCCGAAGCTTGGACGGTGAGCTGCCGTTAATCAATTTTTCGACATCGTGCAGCGAGCCGCCGGGTACAGCCTTTTCCTTCCGGTTGATCCGTTGCCCTTTTAATTCCGGCGGCAGTACAGCCAGTTCAACGCGGACGCCGTCGACATAAAAGTCCAGTGCCGGACAAGTCACGCCTCGCCGATGCCCTAGATTGAACGAAAAGGATCGTTCCCTGAACGGGATGCCGACCTCGATCAGTTTCTTGATGATCTCTTCCGGGGTTTCGGGATACACATACAAAACAATAGGGCTGTACTTGCTGGCACTGCCGTCCAAGACAGCGCCGACCAAGCGCGGCGAAAATTCTTCCAAGAAACGCATGGCCTCCAATGCGAGCCTTCGCAGTCGGGTAATGTGTTGTGGCTGCGTATCCGCCCGGTAGAGTCGAAGATATTCTTCTAGCGCCTGGTCGATTTCCTCGTTACGGGGAAGGCTGCGCGAGTTCGTTATCCCAAGACGGGCCGCAGCCTTATTTTTTGCCGGAAGATAATCATTTATACCTTCCTCTGCGATGATTCGTGCGGCCTCGTAGGCGATCAATCGTCGGGCTCTGTCTTTTGCGGACATGGCGGAGGTCAAAATAGCGATTCGATCGGTTTGTCGGTCGTGACGCTCGGGACTGTTGGCTCCAGTGGTCGCGGTTGTTCCTCGTCTGCGATAGACTCTGATGGAGGAGGCGCGCTCACGCGCGGCGCGGCGTAGTAGCGGGGCACTCTCCCAGAAGGAAAGACCTCAAACACTGCATTGGGGCTCCCGGGCAAGGCTAGCATCCCGGTGCTCGGATCCATGCGAGCGATTGTCAGTCCGCTTGGAAGTGGGAAAGTTTGCTCGGGTACGTCTTTGAGTGCTTCTCGCATGAAGTGGATCCACATGGGAAGTGCGGCTTTGCCCCCGGTTTCGCCTTTCCCTAAGGATTTTGAGGAATCGAATCCAATCCAGGCGACGGCGGTCAGGGAAGGAACGTAACCGTTGAACCACGCGTCCTTGTAATCATTTGTCGTACCGGTTTTGCCGGCGACATCATTGCGCCCCAGTTCCATAGCGCGGACCGCGGTTCCGGTTCGCACCACATCTTGCAGCATAGAATTCATCATGTAGTGGACCTGAGCCGACAGTATGCGGGGTGCAAAGTTCGTCTGGTGATCATCGGCGTCACTGCAATTTGCGCAAGCGATTTGCGGAGTGGCTTGAAAGACCATGCCACCCGCTTCGGTTTCTATGCGTTCGATGAAATAGGGCTCGACGCGAAAACCGCCGTTAGCGAAAACCGCGTAGGCCTGTGCCATTCGAAGAGGCGTCGCGGTGCCGCTGCCCAGGGCTAGCGGAAGGGATCGCGGCAGTTCTTCGGGTTGGAAACCGAAGCGCCGCGCCATATCGATCGCTTTCGTAAGGCCGATGCTCTGAAGTAGGCGGATGGACACGAGGTTCCGAGATTTGGCCAAGGCTACCCGAAGCCGCGTGGGGCCATAAAATCGACCCGAGTAATTCTGCGGACGCCAAAATCCGCCTTCCTGCGAGGGGTCGGAAAAAACGACCGGCGCGTCATTGACTACGCTCGCCGGAGTATATCCTTGGGCCAAGGCCGCCGAGTAAAGTACGGGCTTAAAACCGGAACCCGGTTGTCTTTGAGCTTGGGTTGCTCTGTTGAATTTGCTGATCGCGAAATCATATCCGCCCGCCAGCGCGACCACGGCGCCGCTGGTCGGATCCAAGGCGACCAAGGCACCCTCGACTTGTGGAATCTGGCTGAGTTTCCAATGGCCGTCGCCGTCCTTGCGAAGTCTGATGAGGTCGCCGGCCTTGAGTATTTCTTTGGCGCTTCGCGGAAAAGGGCCTTGTGCGTTTTCGGAAATATATCGGCGTGCCCATTTGAGACCATCCCAGTCGAGTACGATTTGTTGTTGATGGCCGAGATAAACGTCCGCGGAAGTTTCGTTGACAGCCAGGACTAATCCTGGCACCGTCTCCCCGGTTTTCGGGATGCTGGACAACTGCCTGTCCCAGTACTCGCGGCGCTTTTCTTTCTTTAAGTCTATTCGCTGTGTTACACCTCGAAATCCGTGGCGTTCGTCGTACTCGTGCAGCGCAAGGCGCAATGCCTTGTCGGCGGCCCTTTGTAAACGGCTGTCGATAGTAGTGTAAATTCGGAAACCGTTGGTATACGCAGCTTCGCCATACTGGCGATACATCTCGTTGCGGATCAATTCCGCGACATAAGGAGCGTTTAATTCGATGGGGGTGGTGTGAAGCTTTGCGGTGACCGGTCGCTCGATTGCTTCCTGATAAGTTTGATCATCGATATATCCCAGTTTCCGCATCTGCTTAAGAACGTAGTTTCGCCGCTCCACGGCCCGTTGCGGATTGGTTATCGGATTGAAAGCGGAGGGGGCCTTCGGTAAACCAGCAATCATCGCGATCTCGTCTACCTCGAGCTCATTTATCTTCTTGCCATAGTAGACCTGACTCGCGGCAACGACGCCATACGCATGATGACCGAAGTAGATCTTGTTTAAGTACAGCTCCAAGATCTGCTCCTTTGTCAATTCCGATTCGATTTTGACTGCAAGCACAATTTCCTTGAGTTTGCGATAGAAAGTCTTTTCGCTGCTCAAGAAGAAATTGCGAGCGACTTGCATCGTGATGGTGCTGCCGCCTTGCTTTTTCTTTCCCGTCCGAAGGAAGGAGAACGTCGCTCGCATCAAGCCGACGTAGTCCACACCACGGTGCTTGAAGAAACGATTGTCCTCGGCGGCCAGGAAAGCCTGAATGACCCTGCTCGGGACTTCGGAAAAGGAGACCGGGCTCCGCTTCATTTCGCCGTATTGAGCCATCAGCAAGCCGTCTTTGCTGTAGATGCTCATGGGGGTTTGGTATCGAGCATCGCGCAGAACCTCCGTGTTCGGGAGTTGCGGTGCAATGAAGCGATAAAGCAAAAACGCGGCTAAAACTAAACTCGCAAATCCGCCAAGCAGGAAGAGAAAGATTAGTTTGATAAGGCTCGCGGAACGGGAGCGTGCTTGACCTCGATTGTTGCGGGTTCTCACTCGACCATCAAAAAAGCTGTTTTTCCGGCTGTAGCTATCGAACGATCATGAGCTGCGCGTCGCTCGGCTGACCGATAGCGGGGGTCTCATGGGCAAACTTCCAATCCCTACTATACTACATGACAGCGTTTAGCGGGTGACGAGAAACGGCATTGGGACTCGGTACCGCCCGCGTGAAGTCAAAGCGAGCTTGGGACGTTATCGATGTTTTTTTTGTACCGCAAGAGACCGCCGCTGCTTGGAATCGACATTAGTACTGCGGCCGTAAAGCTGCTGGAACTAACAAAAGACGGACAGCGTTTTCGGGTGGAAAGCTATGCCGTCGCACCGTTGCCGCCAGACGCGGTGATCGACAAAAACATCGCGAAGGTCGAAATCATCGCAAACGTCATCAAAACGCTTGTCAAGCAGTCGGGCACGCGACTCAAACATGCTGCCGTTGCCGTACCGAGCTCGTCGGTCATCACCAAGACCATCTCTATGCCCGCTTCCTTGAGTGAAGATGAGCTTGAGGCCCAGATCGAACTGGAGGCAGATCAGTACATCCCATACTCGTTGGATGAGGTGAGCCTCGACTTCGAGGTGCAGGGCAGGACCGAGAAAAATCCCGATATGGTCGATGTTCTACTGGTGGCTTCCCGAAAGGAGAATGTGGAAGACCGGGTCGCCGCACTAGAGATGGCTGGACTCAAGGCAGAGATCGTCGATGTGGAGTCGTACGCACTGGAGAATGCCTGCAATCTGATCCTGGATCAGTGGCCCGGCTACACCCCTGAGCAGACTATCGCTGTAGCCGATGTGGGCTCGACTATGACGACCCTGAACGTGATTCATAACCGCCGAATCATCTATACACGCGAACAGGGGTTCGGCGGCAAGCAGCTGACGGAGGAAATCCAGCGCCGGTATGGGCTTTCATACGAGGAAGCCGGTTTGGCAAAGAAACATGGGGGGCTGCCAGACAATTACTTGCTCGAAGTGCTGGAACCATTCAAACAGGCCATGGCCCAGCAAATCGGGCGCTCGCTGCAATTTTTCCTTGCTTCGAGTTCACACCGGACTGTCGACGGTTTGGTGTTAGCAGGCGGATGCGCTTCGATACAGGAAATTGATCGCTTCGTGGAAGGCGTTCTGGGTATTCCCACGGTCAC
This region includes:
- a CDS encoding penicillin-binding protein 1A translates to MSIYSKDGLLMAQYGEMKRSPVSFSEVPSRVIQAFLAAEDNRFFKHRGVDYVGLMRATFSFLRTGKKKQGGSTITMQVARNFFLSSEKTFYRKLKEIVLAVKIESELTKEQILELYLNKIYFGHHAYGVVAASQVYYGKKINELEVDEIAMIAGLPKAPSAFNPITNPQRAVERRNYVLKQMRKLGYIDDQTYQEAIERPVTAKLHTTPIELNAPYVAELIRNEMYRQYGEAAYTNGFRIYTTIDSRLQRAADKALRLALHEYDERHGFRGVTQRIDLKKEKRREYWDRQLSSIPKTGETVPGLVLAVNETSADVYLGHQQQIVLDWDGLKWARRYISENAQGPFPRSAKEILKAGDLIRLRKDGDGHWKLSQIPQVEGALVALDPTSGAVVALAGGYDFAISKFNRATQAQRQPGSGFKPVLYSAALAQGYTPASVVNDAPVVFSDPSQEGGFWRPQNYSGRFYGPTRLRVALAKSRNLVSIRLLQSIGLTKAIDMARRFGFQPEELPRSLPLALGSGTATPLRMAQAYAVFANGGFRVEPYFIERIETEAGGMVFQATPQIACANCSDADDHQTNFAPRILSAQVHYMMNSMLQDVVRTGTAVRAMELGRNDVAGKTGTTNDYKDAWFNGYVPSLTAVAWIGFDSSKSLGKGETGGKAALPMWIHFMREALKDVPEQTFPLPSGLTIARMDPSTGMLALPGSPNAVFEVFPSGRVPRYYAAPRVSAPPPSESIADEEQPRPLEPTVPSVTTDKPIESLF
- a CDS encoding pilus assembly protein PilM, whose amino-acid sequence is MFFLYRKRPPLLGIDISTAAVKLLELTKDGQRFRVESYAVAPLPPDAVIDKNIAKVEIIANVIKTLVKQSGTRLKHAAVAVPSSSVITKTISMPASLSEDELEAQIELEADQYIPYSLDEVSLDFEVQGRTEKNPDMVDVLLVASRKENVEDRVAALEMAGLKAEIVDVESYALENACNLILDQWPGYTPEQTIAVADVGSTMTTLNVIHNRRIIYTREQGFGGKQLTEEIQRRYGLSYEEAGLAKKHGGLPDNYLLEVLEPFKQAMAQQIGRSLQFFLASSSHRTVDGLVLAGGCASIQEIDRFVEGVLGIPTVTANPFVNMHLAPRVKPQSLNNDAPALMTACGLALRSLD
- a CDS encoding AmpG family muropeptide MFS transporter; this translates as MTTLSWREAVFNRRMLICVLTGFSSGLPLFVLISLISAWLRDGGVDLKEIGLLALVQFPYIWKFLWAPLCDRYGLPMGRRRTWMLVTQIALLLSIPAFGWLTPIPDIATIRWLAVAVALFSATQDIAIDAFRREILKDEEQGLGNVIHVNAYKIAGLVPGSLSLILADYLSWDTVYLITALFMLPGLLLTIIGSEPEFSSQTPSTLRQAVVDPFREFVQRKGWSGALTVLAFIFFYKLGDSMATALATPFYLDMGYSKTEIGVVAKHAGLWPNVAGGILGGIWMISLGIHRSLWIFGVLQALVILGFVWLATAGHTIAGLAAVIGAEAFGVGLGTAAFVAYIATTTNPAYTATQFALFTSLAATPRTLANAFTGFLVEGGDIKVGNVSLLHIEALGWERFYWLCFALTLPGMLLLFKVAPWNGGNKSERPARLEPQPDSQSPD
- a CDS encoding exodeoxyribonuclease III, whose protein sequence is MRIISFNANGVRSAARKGFFHWMDKQNADIVCLQETKVQTHQLEDPIYWPKGYRCYYLDAVKKGYSGVALYSRREPDEIVQGLGWPDLDAEGRYLEARFGSLSVVSLYLPSGSSSEERQAVKFDFMNRFLPYLRECAQSGRTYIFCGDWNIAHKPIDLKNWRSNQKNSGFLPEERAWLDIVFEQDGWVDAFRVVNQEPEQYTWWSNRGQAWAKNVGWRIDYQVTSPSLRDRILAAYIYKEERFSDHAPLTIDYDYPFLA
- the rpmE gene encoding 50S ribosomal protein L31 — translated: MKPDIHPEYKAITVQCSCGNTFETKSTLGRDLHIEVCSACHPFYTGKQKIVDTAGRVDKFRRKYGRG